The genomic DNA GGACGATGTCCGCAGCTTGCGCCAAGGCGAACGGAAGGCTGAGCGCCATACAGAGCAGGCCCGCTAACAGCCGGCCCACAGGCCGGCGGCTTCGGTGTTGGCGTGGCAGAAGGGTCGCTGGTTGTTGCGTCATCGGGATCGCTCGCTAGTGAGGTTGTGCCGGTGACGCGGCCTGGGTTTGCGGAGGTTGAGGAATCAGGGTTCCCGTGGTGCGCATATCGGCGGCCAGGTAGTGCGACGCCGCACGCTGCACGTCCTGCGCGGTGACGGCGCGGGTACGCTCCACAAACTGGCTGACTTTGCGCCATCCGGCCCCGATCGTTTCGGCTTCTCCCAGCAGCATGGCCTGGCGGAAATTCGAATCCTGTTCAAAAATGTGGGCCGCTTCGATCTGATTTTTCGCGCGCTGCAGTTCGAGTTCGCTCGGCGGCTCGGTTTGGATCCGCTGAATCTCTTTGAGCACCGCGTCTTCAACCGCTTCAACCTTCTCGCCTGGTTTCACCACGGCATAAAAGTAGAACAATCCCGGGTCGGCTTGCATCAGGCCATAGTCGGCGCCGACTGCCAGGGCGGTCTTTTGTTCGTACACGAGGCTTTGATAGAGCCGGGCACTCTTGCCGTGAGACAAAATCGATTCAAGTACGTTCAAGGCATAGGAGTCGTCGCTCGAATAGTTGGGTACACGGTAGCCCATCATGACGAACGGCACCTGCGCTTCTCGCTTGAGGAGAAATCGGCGTTCGCCGTGTTGCGGGGCTTCCGTCACGGCCAGGGGTTTGGGGGACGGACCTTTAGGGATCGGTTCGAAGAGCTTGGCAATAGTCGGAAGGAGCGTGTCCGCTTTGATGTCGCCGACCACGATCAGGGTGGCGTTGTTCGGCGAATAGTAGGTGTCGTAGTGACGCTGGAGATCGTCGAGGTTCATCGCGTCGAGGTCCGAGAACCATCCGATGACCGGCCAGTGGTACGGGTGACTCATGAAGGCCTGTGCGAAGAGGGCTTCCACCAGCGCGCCTTGCGGATCATCTTCGTTGCGCAACCGGCGTTCTTCTTTCACCACTTCCCGTTCGGTCTTGAATTCGTTCGCATCGAGAATCAGCCCTTGCATGCGGTCGGCCTCGAGTTCGAGTGCGAGCGTCACGCGATCGGCAGCCAGGTTTTCAAAGTAGGCGGTGAAGTCCTGACTGGTGAAGGCATTGTCCATTCCGCCGTTCTTGCGAACGAGGCGTGAGAAGGTGCCTTTGGGGTACTTAGCCGTGCCCTTGAACATCATATGCTCAAGCATGTGCGACAACCCGGCCCGGCCCATGACCTCGTTTCGTGAGCCCACCTTGTACCAGACTTGCACGGTCGCCACGGGAGCCTTCGGGACTTCCACGAGGATCACTTTCATATCGTTGGACAAGGTGTA from Nitrospira sp. ND1 includes the following:
- a CDS encoding pitrilysin family protein, giving the protein MRFSILACSLLSFILFASQTSPAHAVEPKEYTLSNDMKVILVEVPKAPVATVQVWYKVGSRNEVMGRAGLSHMLEHMMFKGTAKYPKGTFSRLVRKNGGMDNAFTSQDFTAYFENLAADRVTLALELEADRMQGLILDANEFKTEREVVKEERRLRNEDDPQGALVEALFAQAFMSHPYHWPVIGWFSDLDAMNLDDLQRHYDTYYSPNNATLIVVGDIKADTLLPTIAKLFEPIPKGPSPKPLAVTEAPQHGERRFLLKREAQVPFVMMGYRVPNYSSDDSYALNVLESILSHGKSARLYQSLVYEQKTALAVGADYGLMQADPGLFYFYAVVKPGEKVEAVEDAVLKEIQRIQTEPPSELELQRAKNQIEAAHIFEQDSNFRQAMLLGEAETIGAGWRKVSQFVERTRAVTAQDVQRAASHYLAADMRTTGTLIPQPPQTQAASPAQPH